The nucleotide sequence CGAAGGTAAACAAGGCCGTACCAATGGCCAGCAGTGCCAGGAACGGTTTCCACACCACGTCGATGCCGGCGCCCCGGTACAGGATCGCCTGGCTCAATTCGACGAAATGCGTGGTCGGCGCGATCAGCATGATGTTCTGCACCAACTCGGGCATGCTTTCGCGCGGCGTGCTGCCGCCCGAGAGCATCTGCAGCGGCAGCAGCACGAGGATCAGGAGCATGCCGAACTGCGGCATGCTGCGCGCCACGGTGGCCAGGAAAATACCCATCGAGGTGGTGGCAAACAGGTGCAGGGCCGCGCCGCACAGGAACAGCGCGATCGAGCCTTCGATCGGCACATGCAGCATGCCGCGCACCACCAGGTTCAGCGACAGGGCGGCGGCCAGCAGCACCACCAGGCCCATCGACCATACCTTGCCCAGCATGATTTCGGCCGGCGTCACGGGCATCACCAGCAAGTGCTCGATGGTGCCGTGTTCGCGCTCGCGGATCAGGGCCGCGCCAGTCAGGATAATTGACAGCATCGTCACCTGGTTGATGATTTCCATCAGCGAGCCAAACCATGCCTGGCTCAGCGAAGGATTGAAGCGCGCGCGCATCACCAGTTCCACCGGCGAGACCGTTGCGCCGCGATAGCGCTTGGCGAATTCGGCCACTTCGCCGGCGACGATCTGCTGGATGTAGCCGCTGCCGCTGAAAGCCTGGCTCATGCGCGTGGCATCCACGTTCAGCTGCAACTCCGCCTGGCGCCCACCCAGCACGTCCGACTGCAGCTTGGGCGGTATCGTCAGCACGAAGGTGTACTGCCCCGCGTCCAGTCCCGCATCGACCTGGCTCTGGTTGATCATGGCCGGCGGCGTGAACTGCGGCGGGAAAAAGGCCGAGGCGATGCGCCCGGACAGCGGCGATCCATCCTCGTCGACGATGGCGATCGAGGCCATGTGCAAGGTTTCCGGCTTGGCCGTGGCGGCCACGTAGATCGCCAGCGTAAAGGTATACAAAATCAGGACCAGCATCATCGGATCGCGGATCAGGCTCCAGATTTCCTTCACGCCCAGGCGGTAGATATTTTCAAGATGGCGCATACGTTTACGACTCCTGTTTCTTCAGCAGCGCCACCGTCACGCCGAGGATCACGGGGATCGCCACGATCAGAGGCCAGAACGAGGCGTGCAGGTCGCCGAATCCCAGCGCCTTGTTGAATACGCCGCGGCTGATATTGAGCATGTGCGTGGCCGGGTACATCAGGCCGATCGCCTTGCCCACGCCTTCCATCGAGGAGACAGGATTGAGCAGGCCGGAAAACTGGATGGCCGGGATCATGGTGCCGATCATGGTCACGAACAAGGCCGCGATCTGGCTGCGCGTAAACGTCGAGGCGAACAGGCCGATGCCGGTGGCGCAGATGTTGAAGATGAAGGTAGCGCCGATCAAGGTCGGCAAGCTGCCCTTGATCGGCACACCGAAGGCCGTCACCGCCAGCAGGGCCATGAGTACGAAGTTGAGCATGGCCAGCAGCACGTAAGGCACCTGCTTGCCGAGCAAGAATTCCAGGCGCGTGACGGGGGTCACGTACAGATTGATGATAGAACCCAGTTCCTTTTCGCGCACCACGGATAGCGCAGCGAGCATGGCCGGCAGCATCAGCAGCAACAAGGGAATCACGGCCGGCACCATGGCCGGCAGGCTTTTCACGTCCGGGTTGTAGCGGTAGCGCGTCTGGATGGCGACGGGATTGTTCATCTTGATGCCATAGCGGTGCAAGGCCTGGTCGGCCAGCCACAGTTGATGCATGCCCTGCACGTAGCCCTGCACGGTTTCGGCGCGCATCGGCATGGCGCCGTCGATCCACGCTCCCACCTGCGCAGGCGCGCCGCGCTGCACGTCGCGCGCAAAGCCAGGGGGAATCTCGATGGCCAGCGACAATTCGCCGCTGCGCATGCGCTTGTCGATATCGGCGTAGTCGCGCAGCGGCGGGCGCTCGACAAAGTAGCGCGAGCCAGCCAGGTTGTTTGTGTAATTTTGGCTCAGGGTGGTCTGGTCGTGGTCAAGCACCGCATAACTGAGGTCTTCGACGTCCAGGCTGATGCCGAAGCCGATGACGAACAGCAGCAGCACGGAGCCCCCCAGCGCGAGCGTCAGGCGCACGGGATCGCGGCGCAATTCCAGCGTTTCGCGCCACATGTAGCTGAGCATGCGGCCCAGGCTGAAACGACTGCGCCGCGGCTGCTGTTCCTGCTGCTGCGGTGCGCCCACTTCAGCCTTCTGCGCGGGTATCTCGCTTTCCTGCTCCGCCGGCGCCGTGCCGCCGCCCGCCTCTTCCAGGTAGGCGATGAAAGCCGCTTCCAGCGACGGCGCGCCCTTCTTGCGCACCAGTTCGGCCGGCGCATCGCTGACCAGCACTTTACCCGCATGCATCAGCGAAATGCGGTCGCAGCGCTCTGCCTCGTTCATGAAGTGGGTGGAAATGAAAATGGTAACGCGGTCGCGCCGCGCCAGCTCGATCATCAGGCGCCAGAAATTGTCGCGCGCGATCGGGTCGACGCCGGACGTGGGTTCGTCGAGGATCAGCATCTCCGGCTTGTGCACCATGGCCACGGCCAGCGACAAGCGCTGGCGTATGCCCAGCGGAAGGCTGTCGGGCAAGTCGTCCATCACTGCGCGCAAGTCGAAGCGCTGCGCCATTTCATCGATGCGGGCTGCGATTTCCGCTTCCGGCACGTGGAACAGGCGCGCATGCAGCACCAGGTTCTGGCGCACCGTCAATTCACTGTACAGCGAAAACGCCTGCGACATATAGCCGACTCTTCGGCGCGTGTCGATATCGTTGGAATCGACTTCCTTGCCGAACAGCCAGGCCTTGCCTTCCGTCGCCGGCAGCAGGCCCGTGAGCATCTTCATGGTGGTCGACTTGCCGCAACCGTTCGAGCCGAGAAAGCCGAAGATCTCGCCGCGGCCAATGCGGAAATTCACATGATCGACGGCCGTAAAATCGCCGAAGCGCATGGTCAGGTCCTGCGCCTCGATGGCGACATCCTGCGCACTGGCGGCATCGAGCGGCGTGATCACCACTGGCTGATGGCCCGCCCGCTTGGCTTCGGGCAGCAGCTTGATGAAGGCGGCCTCCAGGTTATCGCTTTGCGTACGCGCCAGCAGTTCGGCCGGCGTGCCCGTATCAAGCACCTTGCCGTCATCCATGGCGACCAGCCAGTCGAAGCGCTGCGCTTCGTCCATGTA is from Janthinobacterium sp. 61 and encodes:
- a CDS encoding ABC transporter permease: MRHLENIYRLGVKEIWSLIRDPMMLVLILYTFTLAIYVAATAKPETLHMASIAIVDEDGSPLSGRIASAFFPPQFTPPAMINQSQVDAGLDAGQYTFVLTIPPKLQSDVLGGRQAELQLNVDATRMSQAFSGSGYIQQIVAGEVAEFAKRYRGATVSPVELVMRARFNPSLSQAWFGSLMEIINQVTMLSIILTGAALIREREHGTIEHLLVMPVTPAEIMLGKVWSMGLVVLLAAALSLNLVVRGMLHVPIEGSIALFLCGAALHLFATTSMGIFLATVARSMPQFGMLLILVLLPLQMLSGGSTPRESMPELVQNIMLIAPTTHFVELSQAILYRGAGIDVVWKPFLALLAIGTALFTFALARFRKTISQMA
- the rbbA gene encoding ribosome-associated ATPase/putative transporter RbbA, translating into MDVTPFVVSIKGVSQHYGKTVALDGIDLDVPAGRMVGLIGPDGVGKSSLLSLVAGARVVQQGSVMALGGDMRDARHRDDVCPRIAYMPQGLGKNLYPTLSVEENLQFFARLFGHDAAERRRRIDQLTRSTGLHPFLARPAGKLSGGMKQKLGLCCALIHDPDLLILDEPTTGVDPLARAQFWDLIAGIRVQRPQMSVMVATAYMDEAQRFDWLVAMDDGKVLDTGTPAELLARTQSDNLEAAFIKLLPEAKRAGHQPVVITPLDAASAQDVAIEAQDLTMRFGDFTAVDHVNFRIGRGEIFGFLGSNGCGKSTTMKMLTGLLPATEGKAWLFGKEVDSNDIDTRRRVGYMSQAFSLYSELTVRQNLVLHARLFHVPEAEIAARIDEMAQRFDLRAVMDDLPDSLPLGIRQRLSLAVAMVHKPEMLILDEPTSGVDPIARDNFWRLMIELARRDRVTIFISTHFMNEAERCDRISLMHAGKVLVSDAPAELVRKKGAPSLEAAFIAYLEEAGGGTAPAEQESEIPAQKAEVGAPQQQEQQPRRSRFSLGRMLSYMWRETLELRRDPVRLTLALGGSVLLLFVIGFGISLDVEDLSYAVLDHDQTTLSQNYTNNLAGSRYFVERPPLRDYADIDKRMRSGELSLAIEIPPGFARDVQRGAPAQVGAWIDGAMPMRAETVQGYVQGMHQLWLADQALHRYGIKMNNPVAIQTRYRYNPDVKSLPAMVPAVIPLLLLMLPAMLAALSVVREKELGSIINLYVTPVTRLEFLLGKQVPYVLLAMLNFVLMALLAVTAFGVPIKGSLPTLIGATFIFNICATGIGLFASTFTRSQIAALFVTMIGTMIPAIQFSGLLNPVSSMEGVGKAIGLMYPATHMLNISRGVFNKALGFGDLHASFWPLIVAIPVILGVTVALLKKQES